One Streptomyces sp. L2 genomic window carries:
- a CDS encoding DNA-formamidopyrimidine glycosylase family protein, producing MPEGDTVWQAARRLHSALAGEVLTRSDFRVPKYATVDLTGRTVLDTVARGKHLLTRFEGGFTLHTHLRMEGAWKVYGEGERWRGGPGHQIRAILAAAGRTAVGYRLPVLEFLRTAEEERAVGHLGPDLLGPDWDAGRALSNLLAEPSRPLGEALLDQRNLAGIGNVYKSELCFLLGVTPWLPVGALPEDHAARLPALAKKLLEANRDRPIRQTTGVRHHDLFVYGRASRPCLRCRTPVRVADQGDGSQERPTYWCPSCQQGPAPAPGSAQKWRDRYPRRDN from the coding sequence ATGCCCGAAGGTGACACGGTGTGGCAGGCAGCCCGGCGGCTGCACAGCGCCCTGGCCGGCGAAGTGCTCACCCGCAGCGACTTCCGGGTGCCGAAGTACGCCACGGTCGACCTCACCGGGCGGACGGTCCTGGACACCGTGGCGCGCGGCAAGCACCTGCTGACCCGGTTCGAGGGCGGTTTCACCCTGCACACCCACCTCCGCATGGAGGGTGCCTGGAAGGTCTACGGCGAGGGTGAGCGCTGGCGCGGCGGCCCCGGGCACCAGATCCGGGCGATCCTCGCCGCGGCCGGCCGCACCGCGGTGGGCTACCGCCTCCCCGTCCTGGAGTTCCTGCGCACCGCCGAGGAGGAACGGGCCGTCGGTCATCTCGGCCCCGATCTGCTGGGCCCCGACTGGGACGCCGGGCGCGCCCTGTCCAACCTGCTCGCCGAGCCCTCCCGCCCCCTCGGCGAGGCCCTGCTCGACCAGCGCAATCTCGCGGGTATCGGCAACGTCTACAAGAGCGAGCTGTGCTTCCTGCTCGGCGTGACCCCCTGGCTGCCCGTCGGCGCGCTGCCCGAGGACCACGCCGCCCGGTTGCCCGCGCTCGCCAAGAAGCTGCTGGAGGCCAACCGCGACCGCCCGATCCGGCAGACGACGGGCGTCCGCCACCACGACCTGTTCGTCTACGGCCGTGCGTCCCGCCCCTGTCTGCGCTGCCGCACGCCCGTCCGCGTGGCCGACCAGGGTGACGGCTCCCAGGAACGCCCCACCTACTGGTGCCCGTCCTGCCAGCAGGGCCCCGCACCCGCACCGGGATCAGCCCAGAAGTGGCGTGACCGCTATCCCCGCCGAGACAATTGA
- a CDS encoding ATP-dependent helicase: protein MVSSAHRALDGFSPATRGWFTGAFSAPTAAQAGAWRAIGEGSDVLVVAPTGSGKTLAAFLAALDQLASAPPPADPRKRCRVLYVSPLKALAVDVERNLRSPLTGIRHESVRLGLPEPEVRVGIRSGDTPAAERRALSTRPPDILITTPESLFLMLTSATRDALTGVETVILDEVHAVAGTKRGAHLALSLERLDELLPRPARRIGLSATVRPVDEVARYLSPRRKVEIVQPESGKEFDLSVVVPVEDMGELGGSPAADGNDGAERPSIWPHVEERIADLVQAHRSTIVFANSRRLAERLCNRLNEIAYERATGEPLDEHHAPAELMGGSGAAQGAPAVIARAHHGSVSKEQRALVEEDLKAGRLPAVVATSSLELGIDMGAVDLVVQVESPPSVASGLQRVGRAGHQVGAVSTGVVFPKYRGDLVQAAVVTERMRSGSIESLRVPANPLDVLAQQLVAMTALDTWQFDDLLAVVRRAAPFASLPESAFTATLDMLAGRYPSDAFAELRPRVVWDRVAGTVTGRPGAQRLAVTSGGTIPDRGLFGVFLAGSDPKKGGGLVGELDEEMVYESRVGDVFTLGTSSWRIEDITRDRVLVSPAPGVPGRLPFWKGDQLGRPLELGRAVGAFLREVGSLAKDDARLRLLAAGLDAWAVDNVLSYLDEQREACGHIPDDRTIVVERFRDELGDWRVVVHSPFGAQVHAPWALALGARLSERYGMDAQVMHADDGIVLRLPDADLMGLDLLDQEPVKAGAEYDSEQAPVGAADVAFDKGEVDQVVTDQVGGSALFASRFRECAARALLLPRRNPGKRTPLWQQRQRAAQLLQVASEFGSFPIVLEAVRECLQDVFDVPGLVELMGDIEARKVRLVEVTTPEPSPFARSLLFGYVAQFLYEGDSPLAERRAAALSLDSRLLAELLGQAELRELLDAEVLTELEREIQWLTEDRRLKDVEGVADVLRVLGPLTDAELAERGAEPAWAGELAAARRAIRVRIAGADHWAAVEDAGRLRDALGTALPVGVPEAFTEPVKEPLGDLLARYARTHGPFTSATAAARFGLGVAVTEGALQRLAAGGRVVQGEFHPAGIGQEWCDAAVLRRLRRRSLAALRHELEPVPPAALAQFLPQWQHIGTGHGLRGIDGLVRAIEQAQGASVPASALEKLVLPSRVAGYTPSMLDELTAAGEVVWAGAGSLPGKDGWVSLYLADAAPLLLPPPHPLELTALHQSVLDALSGGYGLFFRQIADQIRATTHPEVTDPQLADAVWDLAWSGRLTNDTLAPMRSVLGSGRTAGSTAHRAKRAVPRGRYGSLTAAARTASRTGPPTVAGRWSLLPAPEPDATVRAHALARTLLDRHGVVTRGAVAAEGVEGGFSAVYRVLSAFEESGQARRGYVVEGLGAAQFAMDGAVDRLRAVSNARDRNEGLSAPARTDGASPAFGSAAFPGTGTDPLGPLPFPDGGHAAPGGADRSDPGYGHPGVEGDFTWPPDGHTTAPGDYVSPRDLAPADPFASPGYGGPRGGGFGQGPGAGRGPDRSFGNRRTGARTPGGDPRAVVLAAADPANAYGAALPWPESPTGAGHKAGRKAGSLVVLVEGQLTLYMERGGKTLLAWPCDPDTAAVDDPRLRTAAEALAAAARAGSLGTVTVERINGASALTSPLGALLEGAGFIATPRGLRLRA from the coding sequence ATGGTCAGCTCCGCACACCGAGCCCTCGACGGCTTCTCGCCCGCGACCCGCGGCTGGTTCACGGGGGCGTTCTCCGCGCCCACCGCGGCCCAGGCGGGTGCGTGGCGGGCCATCGGCGAGGGCTCGGACGTGCTCGTGGTCGCCCCGACCGGCTCCGGCAAGACCCTGGCCGCCTTCCTCGCCGCCCTGGACCAGCTGGCGTCCGCCCCTCCGCCGGCCGACCCCAGGAAGCGCTGCCGGGTGCTGTACGTGTCGCCGCTGAAGGCCCTCGCGGTCGACGTCGAGCGGAACCTGCGCAGCCCGCTGACCGGCATCCGCCACGAGTCCGTGCGCCTGGGCCTGCCCGAGCCCGAGGTCAGGGTGGGCATCCGCTCGGGCGACACGCCGGCCGCCGAGCGCCGCGCGCTGTCCACCCGCCCGCCGGACATCCTGATCACCACCCCCGAGTCGCTGTTCCTGATGCTGACGTCGGCCACGCGCGACGCGCTGACAGGGGTGGAGACGGTGATCCTGGACGAGGTGCACGCGGTGGCGGGCACCAAGCGCGGCGCGCACCTCGCGCTGTCCCTGGAGCGACTGGACGAGTTGCTGCCGCGGCCCGCCCGCAGGATCGGCCTGTCGGCGACCGTGCGCCCGGTGGACGAGGTCGCCCGGTACCTCTCGCCGCGCCGCAAGGTGGAAATCGTCCAGCCGGAGTCCGGCAAGGAGTTCGACCTGTCCGTGGTCGTCCCGGTCGAGGACATGGGCGAGCTGGGCGGCTCACCCGCGGCCGACGGGAACGACGGGGCGGAGCGGCCGTCGATCTGGCCGCACGTGGAGGAGCGGATCGCCGACCTGGTGCAGGCGCACCGGTCCACCATCGTGTTCGCCAACTCGCGGCGCCTGGCGGAGCGGCTGTGCAACCGGCTCAACGAGATCGCGTACGAGCGGGCGACCGGCGAGCCGCTGGACGAACACCACGCGCCGGCCGAACTGATGGGCGGTTCCGGCGCGGCCCAGGGCGCGCCCGCGGTGATCGCCCGCGCGCACCACGGTTCGGTCTCCAAGGAGCAGCGCGCCCTGGTGGAGGAGGACCTGAAAGCGGGCCGGCTGCCCGCCGTGGTCGCCACGTCCAGCCTGGAGCTGGGCATCGACATGGGCGCGGTCGACCTCGTCGTCCAGGTCGAATCGCCGCCCTCGGTGGCCTCCGGACTGCAGCGGGTGGGCCGCGCGGGACACCAGGTGGGTGCCGTCTCCACCGGTGTGGTCTTCCCCAAGTACCGGGGCGACCTGGTCCAGGCGGCGGTGGTCACCGAGCGGATGCGTTCGGGCTCCATCGAGTCCCTGCGGGTGCCCGCGAATCCGCTGGACGTGCTGGCCCAGCAACTGGTCGCCATGACCGCGCTGGACACCTGGCAGTTCGACGACCTGCTCGCGGTCGTCCGCCGTGCCGCCCCCTTCGCCTCGCTGCCCGAGTCGGCGTTCACGGCCACCCTGGACATGCTCGCCGGCCGCTATCCCTCGGACGCCTTCGCGGAGCTGCGCCCGCGCGTGGTGTGGGACCGCGTCGCCGGTACGGTCACCGGGCGTCCGGGCGCCCAGCGGCTCGCCGTCACCTCCGGCGGCACGATCCCCGACCGCGGTCTGTTCGGGGTGTTCCTCGCCGGTTCCGACCCCAAGAAAGGCGGCGGCCTGGTCGGCGAGCTGGACGAGGAGATGGTGTACGAGTCCCGGGTGGGGGACGTCTTCACGCTGGGGACGAGTTCCTGGCGCATCGAGGACATCACGCGCGACCGGGTCCTGGTCTCGCCGGCTCCGGGGGTGCCGGGCAGGCTGCCGTTCTGGAAGGGCGACCAGCTGGGCCGGCCGCTGGAGCTGGGCCGCGCGGTCGGCGCGTTCCTGCGGGAGGTCGGCTCCCTGGCCAAGGACGACGCCCGGCTGCGGCTACTCGCGGCGGGCCTGGACGCCTGGGCCGTGGACAACGTCCTGTCCTACCTGGACGAGCAGCGCGAGGCCTGCGGCCACATCCCGGACGACCGCACGATCGTCGTCGAGCGCTTCCGTGACGAGCTGGGCGACTGGCGGGTCGTCGTCCACTCCCCCTTCGGCGCGCAGGTCCACGCGCCCTGGGCGCTCGCCCTCGGCGCTCGTCTCTCCGAGCGGTACGGCATGGACGCGCAGGTCATGCACGCCGACGACGGCATCGTGCTGCGCCTGCCGGACGCCGATCTGATGGGCCTGGACCTGCTCGACCAGGAGCCCGTGAAGGCGGGCGCCGAGTACGACAGCGAGCAGGCGCCGGTCGGCGCGGCGGACGTGGCCTTCGACAAGGGCGAGGTCGACCAGGTGGTCACGGACCAGGTCGGCGGCTCCGCCCTGTTCGCCTCCCGCTTCCGCGAGTGCGCCGCCCGCGCGCTGCTGCTGCCGCGCCGCAACCCGGGCAAGCGCACCCCGCTGTGGCAGCAGCGTCAGCGGGCGGCGCAACTGCTGCAGGTGGCGAGCGAGTTCGGGTCGTTCCCGATCGTGCTGGAGGCGGTCCGCGAGTGCCTCCAGGACGTCTTCGACGTCCCCGGGCTCGTCGAGCTGATGGGCGACATCGAAGCCCGCAAGGTCCGGCTCGTGGAGGTCACCACCCCCGAGCCCTCCCCGTTCGCGCGCTCCCTCCTCTTCGGCTACGTGGCCCAGTTCCTGTACGAGGGAGACTCCCCGCTCGCCGAGCGCCGCGCCGCCGCCCTGTCCCTGGACTCGCGGCTGCTGGCCGAGCTGCTGGGCCAGGCGGAGCTGCGGGAGCTGCTGGACGCCGAGGTGCTGACCGAGCTGGAGCGGGAGATCCAGTGGCTGACCGAGGACCGCCGGCTCAAGGACGTGGAAGGCGTGGCGGACGTGCTGCGGGTGCTCGGCCCCCTGACGGACGCCGAACTGGCCGAGCGGGGCGCCGAACCCGCGTGGGCGGGCGAGCTCGCCGCCGCCCGCCGCGCCATCCGGGTCCGGATCGCCGGCGCGGACCACTGGGCAGCGGTCGAGGACGCGGGCCGGCTGCGCGACGCACTCGGCACGGCGCTGCCGGTCGGCGTCCCCGAGGCGTTCACGGAGCCGGTCAAGGAACCGCTGGGCGACCTCCTCGCGCGCTACGCCCGCACCCACGGGCCGTTCACCTCGGCCACCGCGGCGGCCCGGTTCGGTCTGGGCGTTGCGGTCACCGAGGGCGCCCTGCAGCGGCTCGCGGCGGGCGGCCGTGTCGTCCAGGGCGAGTTCCATCCGGCGGGCATCGGACAGGAGTGGTGCGACGCGGCCGTGCTGCGCCGGTTGCGGCGCCGTTCGCTGGCCGCACTGCGGCACGAGCTGGAGCCGGTGCCGCCGGCGGCGCTCGCGCAGTTCCTGCCGCAGTGGCAGCACATCGGCACGGGACACGGGCTGCGGGGCATCGACGGGCTGGTGCGTGCCATCGAACAGGCGCAGGGGGCGTCCGTGCCCGCCTCGGCGCTGGAGAAGCTGGTGCTCCCCTCCCGCGTGGCCGGCTACACGCCGTCCATGCTCGACGAACTCACCGCCGCTGGGGAGGTGGTGTGGGCCGGGGCGGGCTCGCTGCCCGGCAAGGACGGCTGGGTCTCGCTGTATCTGGCGGACGCGGCGCCCCTGCTCCTCCCGCCACCGCATCCGCTGGAGCTGACCGCGCTGCACCAGTCCGTCCTGGACGCCCTGTCCGGCGGCTACGGACTGTTCTTCCGCCAGATCGCCGACCAGATCCGCGCGACGACCCACCCCGAGGTCACCGATCCCCAGCTGGCGGACGCCGTCTGGGACCTGGCCTGGTCGGGCCGGCTGACCAATGACACGCTCGCGCCGATGCGCTCCGTGCTGGGCTCGGGTCGTACAGCCGGATCGACGGCCCACCGCGCCAAGCGCGCGGTCCCGCGCGGGCGCTACGGTTCGCTGACCGCCGCCGCCCGCACCGCCTCCCGGACCGGGCCGCCGACCGTGGCCGGCCGCTGGTCCCTGCTGCCCGCACCCGAACCGGACGCCACTGTGCGGGCGCACGCGCTGGCCCGCACCCTCCTCGACCGGCACGGCGTGGTCACCCGGGGAGCCGTCGCGGCGGAGGGCGTCGAGGGCGGTTTCTCCGCGGTGTACCGGGTCCTGTCCGCGTTCGAGGAGAGCGGCCAGGCGCGGCGCGGTTATGTGGTGGAAGGGCTGGGCGCCGCCCAGTTCGCGATGGACGGCGCGGTCGACCGCCTGCGCGCGGTGTCCAACGCCCGCGACCGGAACGAGGGCCTGTCCGCCCCCGCCCGTACCGACGGCGCCTCGCCCGCCTTCGGCTCGGCCGCGTTTCCGGGCACCGGCACCGACCCGCTCGGCCCCCTGCCCTTCCCGGACGGCGGCCACGCGGCTCCCGGCGGAGCGGACCGGTCGGACCCCGGGTACGGGCACCCAGGGGTGGAAGGCGATTTCACCTGGCCGCCGGACGGTCACACCACCGCCCCCGGTGACTACGTCTCCCCCCGCGACCTCGCCCCGGCGGATCCCTTCGCCTCGCCCGGCTACGGCGGCCCCAGAGGCGGCGGCTTCGGGCAGGGACCGGGTGCGGGCCGAGGCCCGGACCGGAGCTTCGGCAACCGGCGTACCGGTGCCCGAACCCCCGGCGGAGACCCGCGTGCCGTCGTCCTGGCCGCGGCCGACCCGGCGAACGCGTACGGCGCGGCGCTGCCCTGGCCGGAGTCACCGACCGGGGCCGGGCACAAGGCGGGCCGCAAGGCGGGCTCGCTCGTCGTGCTGGTGGAGGGCCAGCTGACGCTGTACATGGAGCGCGGCGGCAAGACACTGCTGGCCTGGCCGTGCGACCCGGACACCGCCGCCGTCGACGACCCCCGGCTCCGTACGGCGGCGGAGGCGTTGGCCGCGGCCGCCCGCGCGGGCTCCCTCGGCACGGTCACGGTGGAACGGATCAACGGAGCCTCCGCCCTGACCTCCCCTCTGGGCGCCCTCCTGGAAGGAGCCGGCTTCATCGCGACCCCGCGCGGCCTGCGCCTCAGAGCCTGA